Proteins found in one Helicobacter sp. NHP19-003 genomic segment:
- the lpoB gene encoding penicillin-binding protein activator LpoB: MEFSRKVVVFCVAGALALAVAGCGNDVTYASQKDLNDKKYATVGLDYQDVEDAAKTAVASMLQSSDFQQLQGKKVIQVADVINDTMQHFDTEQLTQMVLQTLKDKVQDKFYVTRVAGSQSNQDKTIEQSRKLRDNAEFNQETTQEKGTLRAPDLSLSGKVIQRNARVSSSKQRIDYIFILRLVSIKSGLELWSREFPITKLGSNKAVSW, translated from the coding sequence ATGGAGTTCAGTAGAAAAGTTGTGGTTTTTTGCGTGGCAGGGGCCTTGGCTTTAGCGGTTGCGGGCTGCGGCAACGATGTAACCTACGCCTCCCAAAAAGATTTAAACGACAAGAAATACGCCACTGTGGGGCTGGATTACCAAGATGTGGAGGATGCCGCCAAAACTGCTGTGGCTTCTATGTTGCAAAGCTCTGATTTCCAGCAATTACAAGGCAAAAAGGTGATCCAAGTTGCAGATGTCATCAACGACACCATGCAACACTTTGACACCGAACAACTCACCCAAATGGTGTTGCAAACCCTCAAAGACAAGGTACAGGACAAGTTCTATGTAACAAGGGTTGCGGGTAGCCAAAGCAATCAGGACAAAACGATCGAGCAGTCTAGAAAATTGCGCGACAATGCAGAGTTTAATCAAGAAACCACGCAGGAAAAAGGCACGCTAAGAGCCCCAGATTTGAGCCTAAGTGGTAAGGTGATCCAGCGCAATGCCCGCGTGAGCTCAAGCAAACAGCGCATCGACTACATCTTTATTTTGCGCCTTGTCAGCATTAAAAGCGGGTTAGAATTGTGGAGTAGAGAGTTTCCCATCACCAAATTAGGGAGCAATAAAGCCGTTTCATGGTAG
- a CDS encoding LPP20 family lipoprotein — protein MRAKKWLLLGSVVGALIIVGCGEPKSGVSKENKEYRKETKGAPKWVVGDLNEIKMHNKEYTSVFLGRGEYDIVSGDVSFATDQAAAAAKANLASNLKTELTKEVQSHKASDGNSMNNTSSVDVGEKVDKVLNATKLLARWVGKDKVWVLYGLDQGVVSKVRQELGLQ, from the coding sequence ATGCGTGCTAAAAAGTGGTTGTTACTAGGGAGCGTTGTGGGGGCTTTGATCATCGTGGGGTGCGGTGAGCCCAAATCAGGGGTCAGCAAAGAGAATAAAGAATACCGCAAAGAAACCAAGGGTGCGCCCAAGTGGGTCGTGGGCGATCTCAACGAGATTAAAATGCACAACAAAGAGTACACCAGCGTTTTCTTGGGTCGGGGAGAGTACGACATTGTGAGCGGGGATGTGTCTTTTGCGACCGATCAAGCCGCCGCCGCCGCTAAAGCAAATTTAGCGTCTAACCTCAAAACCGAACTCACCAAAGAGGTGCAAAGCCACAAGGCGAGCGATGGGAACAGCATGAACAACACAAGCAGTGTGGATGTGGGTGAGAAAGTCGATAAAGTGCTGAATGCCACAAAACTTTTAGCGCGCTGGGTGGGTAAGGACAAGGTTTGGGTTCTTTATGGGCTCGATCAAGGCGTTGTTTCTAAAGTACGCCAAGAATTGGGCTTACAATAA
- the ssb gene encoding single-stranded DNA-binding protein, with protein sequence MYNKITLVGHFTKDVEVRHLSSGLVVGKGGIATNHVFKKQDGSKGEETCFVDIDLFGRTAEIAQQYLHKGSKVLIEGRLKFESWTDNAGNKRSRHVVVVENLVMLESKPQNNQVPQGHQSQAHKREEKIPEINVDDDMPF encoded by the coding sequence GTGTATAACAAGATCACTCTTGTCGGGCATTTCACAAAAGATGTAGAAGTACGCCACTTGTCCAGTGGGCTTGTGGTGGGCAAGGGGGGGATTGCCACAAACCATGTTTTCAAAAAGCAAGATGGGAGCAAGGGGGAGGAAACTTGCTTTGTGGACATCGATTTATTCGGGCGCACGGCAGAGATCGCCCAACAATACTTACACAAGGGGTCTAAGGTACTCATTGAGGGGCGTTTGAAGTTTGAGAGTTGGACGGACAATGCGGGCAACAAACGCAGCAGGCATGTGGTGGTGGTGGAAAATTTAGTGATGTTGGAGAGCAAGCCCCAAAACAACCAAGTCCCACAGGGCCACCAAAGCCAAGCCCATAAGCGGGAAGAGAAAATCCCCGAGATCAATGTTGATGACGACATGCCCTTTTAA
- the rpsF gene encoding 30S ribosomal protein S6 — protein MKHYETMFILKPTLVEEELKSKIAFYQEVITGQGGVIANTLDMGARHLAYEIQKHKRGYYFVIYFQAEPKAVLELERLYRINEDILRFIILKYENKKEQKAWHTLVDRASKKILHAVPEKPHKETPKEAPTEGQGV, from the coding sequence TTGAAGCATTATGAGACAATGTTTATCCTTAAACCCACTTTAGTGGAAGAGGAATTAAAAAGCAAAATCGCTTTCTACCAGGAGGTGATCACCGGGCAGGGGGGCGTGATCGCGAACACGCTGGATATGGGTGCACGCCATTTGGCTTATGAGATTCAAAAGCATAAAAGGGGCTACTACTTTGTCATTTACTTCCAAGCCGAGCCTAAGGCCGTCTTGGAGCTTGAAAGACTGTATCGTATCAATGAGGACATCTTGCGCTTCATCATTTTGAAATACGAAAACAAAAAAGAGCAAAAAGCATGGCACACTTTAGTCGATCGGGCAAGCAAGAAAATCCTGCACGCTGTGCCTGAAAAGCCCCACAAAGAGACCCCCAAAGAAGCCCCCACAGAAGGCCAAGGTGTATAA
- a CDS encoding methyl-accepting chemotaxis protein encodes MLKSIKAKMTAYILVASLLVISAVYFFLRTGYERLTTTQSLALIQVINQALINMVKEAALTGDPNQLRKVVKDSQGIQGAHVNFVPSQEVIDLFGLNMGFTTNPEMRRMFERKNTTPIIHFIRKDNKHLILLRQPFVAEQLCLSCHTNSKIGDVLAILNVQFDLSNIYGQIFIHTLKTLGYILGLCAFIGVVVLWRFESDLFGPLGRLKKMASMLTQSKQADLTQRLESSKLDEVGSTAHFFNLFIEKLQGIVKNSRSILMSNISTNHAIQDTTQTLKSTETHEDTIIQTMRDLSQNVDESASQAMQLLQLATDKIKQADDSMLTFSQNINQHVQLSLNSAQSQSAIALEAKDLTNSAADIKRVLGLIRDIAEQTNLLALNAAIEAARAGEHGRGFAVVATEVRKLAEKTQKSLAEIASMVNMVTQSIEHMGSRIQQMAVESEDLSQQTSGLLPHIKTVQDSLSISNQTATQAITSNQQIGQQIKEMAGATQNLVDMFSKIKTQRLSLEKNIQEILANNEQLNQEFSKFEV; translated from the coding sequence GTGTTAAAGAGCATTAAGGCTAAGATGACCGCTTATATTCTCGTTGCATCCTTGCTTGTGATTAGTGCGGTGTATTTCTTTTTGCGTACGGGGTATGAAAGGCTCACCACCACCCAAAGCTTGGCTTTGATCCAAGTCATCAACCAAGCACTCATCAACATGGTTAAAGAAGCGGCGCTCACGGGTGATCCCAACCAATTAAGAAAAGTCGTGAAAGACAGCCAAGGGATTCAAGGCGCGCATGTCAACTTTGTCCCCTCTCAGGAAGTGATCGATCTTTTTGGATTAAACATGGGCTTTACCACAAACCCTGAAATGCGCCGCATGTTCGAGCGTAAAAATACGACCCCTATTATCCATTTCATTAGAAAAGACAATAAGCACCTGATTTTATTGCGCCAACCTTTTGTGGCCGAACAACTCTGTTTAAGTTGCCACACCAACTCAAAAATAGGGGATGTACTCGCCATTTTAAATGTACAATTTGATTTGAGTAATATTTATGGGCAAATTTTCATACACACCCTAAAAACTTTGGGCTACATCTTGGGGCTGTGTGCATTCATCGGGGTTGTGGTGTTGTGGCGCTTTGAAAGCGATTTGTTTGGGCCCTTGGGGCGTTTAAAGAAAATGGCAAGCATGCTGACGCAATCCAAACAAGCGGATTTAACCCAGCGCCTAGAGAGCAGTAAGCTGGATGAGGTGGGGAGCACAGCGCATTTCTTCAATTTGTTCATCGAAAAGTTGCAGGGCATTGTCAAAAACTCGCGCAGCATTTTGATGTCCAACATCTCCACAAACCACGCCATCCAAGACACCACACAAACCCTTAAATCCACAGAAACCCACGAGGACACCATCATCCAAACCATGCGAGATTTGAGCCAAAATGTGGATGAGAGTGCCAGCCAAGCCATGCAACTCTTGCAGCTAGCCACAGACAAAATCAAGCAGGCTGACGACTCCATGCTCACTTTTAGCCAAAACATCAACCAGCATGTACAACTCTCCCTCAACTCCGCCCAAAGCCAGAGCGCGATCGCTCTAGAGGCCAAGGACTTGACCAACAGCGCTGCCGACATCAAAAGGGTGCTGGGTCTGATTAGGGACATCGCAGAACAAACAAACTTATTGGCCCTAAACGCCGCCATTGAGGCGGCTAGAGCGGGCGAGCATGGCAGGGGCTTTGCCGTTGTGGCGACAGAGGTGCGTAAACTTGCCGAGAAAACACAAAAATCTTTAGCAGAGATTGCAAGCATGGTGAATATGGTGACCCAAAGCATCGAGCACATGGGCTCTAGAATCCAGCAAATGGCAGTTGAATCTGAGGATTTGTCCCAGCAAACCTCCGGTCTGCTCCCCCACATTAAGACCGTGCAAGACAGCTTGTCCATCTCTAACCAAACCGCCACACAGGCGATCACCAGCAACCAGCAAATCGGACAACAAATCAAAGAAATGGCAGGGGCCACACAAAACTTAGTAGACATGTTTTCTAAGATCAAGACCCAGCGACTCAGCCTAGAAAAAAATATTCAAGAAATACTTGCCAACAACGAGCAACTCAACCAAGAGTTTTCTAAGTTTGAAGTCTAA
- a CDS encoding penicillin-binding protein activator LpoB, translated as MRQRFLISLLAGAFSLGVVGCNSTPTPTAKHAWPTSDAIVATTKSALGAMLKSPQIQQLQGAVFGVVDVMNGTKKRLNTEQLTQMVLKTLQEMGKDRFFAKRAVVEGDSEDNTIKQTEQMRNTQTTPKPPSLFLNVSVVQRQDNQHATYVLEIEVVKIATGLQVWSGEFPISH; from the coding sequence ATGCGCCAAAGGTTTTTAATTTCTTTGCTGGCTGGGGCTTTTAGTTTGGGAGTTGTGGGTTGTAATAGCACCCCCACACCTACAGCCAAACACGCCTGGCCCACAAGCGATGCCATTGTGGCCACGACCAAGAGTGCTCTAGGCGCGATGCTCAAAAGCCCACAAATCCAACAATTACAAGGGGCGGTCTTTGGAGTCGTGGATGTGATGAACGGAACTAAAAAACGCCTAAACACCGAGCAGCTCACCCAAATGGTGCTCAAAACCTTGCAAGAGATGGGGAAAGACCGCTTCTTTGCCAAAAGGGCGGTTGTGGAAGGCGATAGCGAGGATAACACCATCAAGCAGACCGAGCAGATGCGTAACACCCAAACCACCCCCAAACCCCCCAGCCTTTTCTTAAATGTTTCGGTGGTGCAGCGTCAAGACAACCAGCACGCCACCTATGTTTTGGAGATAGAGGTGGTGAAAATCGCCACGGGGCTACAGGTGTGGAGTGGGGAGTTTCCCATCAGCCATTAG
- a CDS encoding M23 family metallopeptidase, whose amino-acid sequence MADKFMLTIIDENGSRQWRVPKNAKRHALVAGAIVLAVLIVGGLVLVYLVHRISGLTLDKNIIQANYQSLYHKNSNMQQEITQKTQEIALVTHKIKDLESILKVEKTKVDKSYEVDLNALSQANKTLALSLIPNGEPVKSYSARLKANTLHKKSLGPYNAYNFSVAANTPVYATASGIVDLLLQHNFQDYGKLIRLENAFGFTSIYARLSSIAIKPHAFVQKGELLGYSSASLHYEIRFLGRIVDMPLFMDWNLKNFNMVFKDEQVDWQNLFYSIEDMVQVQGYKKAQAQSLGKFSVAQ is encoded by the coding sequence TTGGCAGATAAGTTCATGCTCACCATCATCGATGAAAACGGCTCAAGGCAGTGGCGTGTGCCTAAAAACGCCAAAAGGCACGCTTTAGTGGCGGGGGCTATAGTGCTTGCTGTGCTCATCGTGGGGGGCTTGGTGTTGGTCTATTTAGTGCACCGCATCAGTGGGCTCACTTTGGATAAAAACATCATCCAAGCCAATTACCAAAGTCTTTACCATAAGAACAGCAACATGCAACAAGAAATCACCCAAAAAACCCAAGAAATCGCCCTAGTTACACATAAAATCAAGGACCTAGAGAGCATTTTAAAAGTGGAAAAAACCAAAGTAGACAAGTCGTATGAAGTGGACTTAAACGCCCTCTCTCAAGCCAATAAGACCCTCGCCCTTTCCCTCATCCCCAATGGCGAGCCGGTCAAAAGCTACAGCGCACGCCTGAAGGCCAACACCCTCCATAAAAAGTCGCTGGGCCCCTACAACGCCTACAACTTCAGTGTGGCCGCCAACACCCCCGTTTACGCCACCGCCAGCGGGATCGTGGATTTGCTCTTGCAGCACAATTTCCAAGACTATGGCAAATTGATCCGTCTAGAAAACGCCTTTGGCTTCACCTCCATTTACGCCCGCCTAAGCTCCATTGCCATCAAACCCCACGCCTTTGTGCAAAAGGGCGAACTCTTGGGCTATAGCAGCGCGAGCCTGCACTATGAAATCCGCTTTTTGGGGCGGATTGTGGACATGCCCTTGTTCATGGATTGGAATTTGAAAAATTTTAATATGGTCTTTAAAGACGAACAGGTGGATTGGCAAAACCTCTTTTACAGCATTGAGGACATGGTGCAGGTGCAGGGCTATAAAAAAGCCCAAGCCCAAAGTTTAGGGAAATTCAGTGTGGCTCAATAA
- the ung gene encoding uracil-DNA glycosylase, which yields MLHYILTRLQNTAWFGLLEPLSQTPTFSTLEHNYTASLRQAQAQNTQIFPPMRQIFRAFEETPFEKLHTILLGQDPYPGTFKHEHQEKPFACGLSFSVPRMAPLPPSLQNIYKELHASLNTPLSRHGDLRAWASQGVLLLNSILSVPRGQPKGHAHLGWESFTDGVLSALSQLERPLLFIFLGKVAQEKRKVLTHNPKHFMLCAPHPSPLAQARPPTFLGSGVFKQAQEFLQAQNIPMDWALD from the coding sequence ATGCTGCACTACATCTTAACCCGCTTGCAAAACACTGCTTGGTTTGGGCTCTTAGAGCCCTTGAGTCAAACCCCCACTTTTAGCACCCTTGAGCACAACTACACAGCAAGCCTAAGGCAAGCCCAAGCGCAAAACACGCAAATCTTTCCCCCCATGCGCCAAATTTTTAGGGCTTTTGAAGAAACACCCTTTGAGAAACTCCACACGATTTTACTAGGGCAAGACCCCTACCCGGGTACTTTTAAACACGAGCACCAAGAAAAGCCCTTTGCTTGTGGGCTAAGCTTTAGCGTACCACGCATGGCACCTCTACCCCCAAGTTTGCAAAACATTTATAAAGAATTGCACGCTAGCCTAAACACGCCCCTAAGTAGGCATGGCGATTTGAGGGCATGGGCAAGTCAAGGGGTGTTGCTTTTAAATTCTATTTTAAGCGTGCCTAGGGGGCAACCTAAGGGACATGCCCATTTAGGCTGGGAGAGTTTTACAGACGGGGTTTTAAGCGCACTCTCACAGCTGGAGCGTCCTTTGCTTTTTATCTTTTTAGGCAAAGTGGCGCAAGAAAAGAGGAAAGTCTTGACACACAACCCCAAGCATTTCATGTTGTGCGCCCCGCACCCAAGCCCTCTAGCCCAAGCCCGCCCCCCTACTTTTTTAGGCAGTGGGGTTTTTAAACAGGCACAAGAGTTTTTACAAGCCCAGAACATCCCTATGGATTGGGCGTTGGATTAG
- a CDS encoding M23 family metallopeptidase, with protein MWLNKRLILIFTYNDGSKTLNIPVVYKQLAYYLLLLVLGVLLFLAIALYTLEHEIHATKTQTKKLNSEYQKSVKVHAQLNQQLQGYLEEIMLAGDRINDLEDFVGVDNSQEDDTSLTQRLDVASITGAQKTFIMRFIPNDNPLESFTRVSSTFAKRYHPILHRMANHTGVDLSTPINTPVYATANGVVGFAGRGWNGGYGRLIKLYHPFGFKTYYAHLKKIVVKNGEFVKKGQLIAYSGSSGMSTGPHLHYEVRFLTKPINPMYFIKWNMKDFDFIFTKERNIAWQSLLTIINNLLMDQPPSSPKAPSSKAN; from the coding sequence GTGTGGCTCAATAAACGGCTGATTTTAATCTTTACTTACAACGATGGGAGTAAAACTCTAAATATCCCTGTTGTCTATAAACAACTAGCCTATTATCTGCTCTTGTTGGTGTTAGGGGTGTTGCTCTTTCTGGCCATCGCCCTTTACACGCTCGAACACGAAATCCACGCCACAAAAACCCAAACCAAAAAACTAAATAGCGAATACCAAAAGAGCGTCAAGGTCCACGCCCAATTAAACCAACAATTACAAGGCTATTTAGAGGAAATCATGCTCGCCGGAGATCGAATCAATGATTTAGAAGACTTCGTGGGTGTAGATAACAGCCAAGAGGACGACACCTCCCTAACCCAGCGCTTAGATGTCGCTAGCATCACGGGGGCACAAAAGACTTTCATCATGCGCTTCATCCCCAACGATAACCCTTTAGAGAGTTTTACAAGGGTGTCTAGTACCTTTGCCAAACGCTACCACCCCATTTTGCACCGCATGGCAAACCACACAGGCGTGGATTTAAGCACCCCCATCAACACCCCCGTTTACGCCACCGCCAATGGGGTGGTGGGCTTTGCGGGACGGGGGTGGAACGGGGGGTATGGACGACTCATCAAGCTCTACCACCCCTTTGGCTTTAAGACCTACTACGCCCACTTAAAAAAAATCGTGGTGAAGAATGGGGAATTTGTCAAAAAAGGCCAACTCATCGCCTACAGCGGGAGCTCTGGCATGAGCACGGGCCCGCACCTACACTATGAGGTGCGTTTTTTAACCAAGCCCATCAACCCCATGTATTTCATTAAGTGGAACATGAAAGATTTTGACTTTATCTTCACAAAGGAAAGGAACATTGCATGGCAATCTTTGCTAACGATCATAAACAACCTGCTAATGGATCAGCCACCATCATCGCCCAAGGCACCAAGTTCAAAGGCGAATTAA
- a CDS encoding DEAD/DEAH box helicase: MIQASLYTALGGFKPTILATKDRQEALEALQVWRFFSPHTPVFMLPELRAHYLDDMRAFSGEIKELLSTLGRFYAALESDPNTKLLAPLSALLNPLPCPKLLQRFAITCLESYRLQDLQEKLRLFGYDFVDLIELPGEASFRGDIVDIFIPGQAKPHRLSFLGQDCEDIRTFDPHTQLSDPLLIEQIEITPALFSLDAPTHALLQQRIEKLNAPVFMPDLPSLGFWVLEDLGRDFLTQYDTILSAGAKDQAKEWHSLEPSPALERALSLPLLATPPHCQDIQKPVNLQDFLELNAAKKITLIAKNVDFLPQLSSPFESALSTCVLHFSTPTQIFLSMHSYEPPTNYNHSKLMLNELVPGDFVVHENYGIGLFKGLVQQSVLGSVRDFIALEYQNADRLLLPVENLHLIERYIANQDMPLLDKLGKGSFAKVKDKVQAKILDMSSQIIALAAKRNALKNDWAHIDPHQMQAFKKACGFALTPDQEQSIAAILQDFASGQVMDRLLNGDVGFGKTEVAMHAIYAIFLSGKQSALFVPTTLLCAQHFSTLKARLEPFGLKVAKLDRFSKDQKAVLEGLKKGGVDVVVGTHALLEAGFKELGLVVVDEEHKFGVKQKEAIKSLSEGVHCLSMSATPIPRTLSMALSKLKGVSTLNTPPSIRQPSRTFVKEKTDALLKEAILRELRRKGQVFYIHNHIESMPKVQAALLKLLPHLRVQILHSKVPALRAEQALLDFARGDYEVLLCTSIVESGIHLPNANTIIIDNADNFGLADLHQLRGRVGRGHLEGFCYFLVQNVKSLSDEAKKRLVALEKNSYLGSGASIAMHDLQIRGGGNFLGAHQSGHIKSIGYGLYTKMLEEAICGRTQDVGVDLKLSVSGFLSPKLIASDSLRLELYRRLGFCKDLASVQEIQAEMKDRFGALDVMSAQFLQIIRIKILANRLKIHKISQYGQNITLFMGGDQDVLLKAQSKDDEDILQALLSHLQARAKIELRPQP; encoded by the coding sequence ATGATTCAAGCTAGCCTTTATACCGCTTTGGGCGGCTTTAAACCCACGATTTTAGCCACCAAAGACAGACAAGAGGCCTTAGAGGCTTTGCAAGTGTGGCGTTTTTTTAGTCCCCACACCCCCGTTTTTATGTTGCCTGAACTGCGTGCCCACTACCTTGATGACATGCGCGCCTTTAGCGGCGAGATCAAAGAGCTTTTGAGCACTCTAGGGCGTTTTTACGCTGCGCTAGAGAGTGATCCCAACACCAAGCTTTTAGCCCCTTTGAGCGCGCTCTTAAACCCCCTGCCCTGCCCCAAGCTTTTACAACGCTTTGCCATCACTTGCCTAGAGAGCTATCGTTTACAAGACTTGCAAGAAAAACTAAGGCTCTTTGGTTACGACTTTGTGGATTTGATCGAACTGCCCGGGGAGGCGAGCTTTCGAGGCGACATTGTGGATATTTTCATCCCCGGACAAGCAAAGCCCCATCGCCTAAGCTTTTTAGGTCAAGATTGCGAGGACATCCGCACCTTTGACCCCCACACGCAACTGAGCGACCCGCTTTTAATCGAGCAGATCGAGATCACCCCCGCCCTTTTTAGTCTAGATGCGCCCACACACGCCCTTTTGCAACAACGGATAGAGAAGTTAAACGCCCCTGTGTTCATGCCCGATTTGCCGTCTCTAGGCTTTTGGGTGTTGGAGGATTTGGGGCGTGATTTTTTAACGCAGTATGACACCATTTTAAGTGCAGGGGCCAAGGATCAAGCCAAAGAGTGGCACAGCCTAGAGCCTAGCCCCGCCTTAGAGCGCGCTTTAAGTCTACCCCTTTTGGCCACTCCGCCGCACTGCCAAGACATCCAAAAACCGGTAAACTTGCAAGACTTTTTAGAACTCAACGCCGCCAAAAAGATCACGCTCATTGCCAAAAATGTGGATTTTCTGCCCCAGCTGAGCTCCCCCTTTGAAAGTGCGCTCTCTACCTGTGTGTTGCACTTTTCTACGCCCACACAGATTTTTTTATCCATGCACAGCTATGAGCCCCCCACCAACTACAACCACTCTAAGCTCATGTTAAACGAGCTTGTCCCTGGGGACTTTGTGGTGCATGAAAACTACGGCATTGGGCTGTTTAAGGGGCTTGTGCAACAAAGCGTGCTCGGCAGCGTGCGCGACTTCATCGCCCTAGAATACCAAAACGCCGATCGCCTGCTCTTGCCTGTGGAAAATTTGCACCTCATCGAGCGCTACATCGCCAACCAAGACATGCCCTTGTTAGACAAACTCGGCAAGGGCAGCTTTGCTAAGGTCAAAGACAAGGTGCAAGCAAAAATTTTAGACATGTCTTCTCAAATCATCGCTTTGGCCGCCAAGCGCAATGCGCTCAAAAACGATTGGGCGCACATCGACCCCCATCAAATGCAGGCCTTTAAAAAAGCCTGTGGGTTTGCGCTCACCCCCGATCAAGAGCAAAGCATCGCCGCCATTTTACAGGATTTTGCCAGCGGGCAAGTGATGGATCGGCTCTTGAATGGGGATGTGGGCTTTGGCAAGACAGAGGTCGCCATGCACGCTATTTATGCGATTTTCTTAAGCGGCAAGCAAAGCGCGCTCTTTGTGCCCACCACGCTTTTATGCGCCCAACACTTTTCCACTTTAAAAGCGCGCTTAGAACCCTTTGGGCTAAAAGTGGCAAAGTTGGACCGCTTCAGCAAGGATCAAAAGGCTGTTTTAGAGGGCTTAAAAAAAGGGGGGGTTGATGTGGTTGTGGGGACACACGCCCTCTTAGAGGCTGGTTTTAAAGAACTCGGGCTTGTTGTCGTGGATGAGGAACATAAATTTGGGGTCAAGCAAAAAGAGGCGATCAAGTCTTTGAGCGAAGGCGTGCACTGCCTTAGCATGTCTGCCACGCCCATCCCCCGCACACTCAGCATGGCCTTATCCAAGCTCAAAGGGGTCAGCACCCTAAACACCCCGCCTAGCATCAGGCAGCCTAGCCGCACCTTTGTCAAAGAGAAAACAGACGCGCTTTTAAAAGAAGCGATCTTGAGGGAGTTGCGGCGCAAAGGACAGGTATTTTACATCCACAACCACATTGAGAGCATGCCCAAGGTGCAGGCCGCTCTCTTGAAACTACTGCCCCACTTACGGGTGCAAATCCTGCACTCTAAGGTCCCCGCCCTGCGAGCCGAACAAGCCTTGCTAGACTTTGCTAGGGGGGATTACGAAGTGCTTTTATGCACTTCGATCGTGGAATCGGGCATACACCTACCCAACGCCAACACCATCATCATTGACAACGCCGACAACTTCGGGCTCGCCGATTTGCACCAACTCAGGGGGCGTGTGGGGCGCGGGCATTTGGAGGGCTTTTGTTATTTTCTCGTGCAAAATGTCAAGAGTTTGAGCGATGAGGCAAAGAAAAGGCTCGTTGCCCTAGAGAAAAACTCTTACTTAGGCAGTGGGGCGAGCATCGCCATGCACGATTTGCAGATTCGGGGCGGGGGCAATTTCTTAGGGGCGCACCAAAGTGGGCATATCAAGAGCATTGGCTATGGGCTTTACACAAAAATGCTAGAAGAGGCGATTTGTGGGCGCACTCAGGATGTGGGCGTGGATTTGAAACTCAGTGTGAGTGGGTTTTTAAGCCCCAAGCTCATCGCCAGCGACAGCCTGCGTTTAGAGCTGTATCGGCGTTTGGGCTTTTGCAAGGATTTAGCCAGTGTGCAAGAGATTCAAGCCGAGATGAAAGATCGCTTTGGTGCACTAGATGTGATGAGCGCACAATTTTTACAAATCATCCGGATCAAGATTTTAGCTAACCGCCTAAAAATCCATAAAATCTCACAATATGGGCAAAACATCACGCTATTCATGGGGGGCGATCAAGATGTCTTGTTGAAAGCCCAAAGCAAGGACGATGAGGACATCTTGCAAGCCTTGTTAAGCCATTTACAGGCCCGCGCTAAGATAGAACTTCGTCCACAACCTTGA
- the rpsR gene encoding 30S ribosomal protein S18 produces MERKKYSKRYCKYTEAKIEFIDYKDLELLKHSLSERYKIMPRRLTGNSKKWQERVEVAIKRARHMALIPYVVDRKKVVDNPFRLS; encoded by the coding sequence ATGGAAAGAAAGAAATACTCGAAGCGCTACTGCAAATACACGGAAGCCAAGATTGAGTTCATCGATTACAAGGATCTGGAGTTGTTGAAACACTCCTTGTCGGAGCGCTATAAAATCATGCCCCGCCGCTTGACAGGCAATAGTAAAAAGTGGCAAGAGAGAGTCGAAGTGGCGATCAAAAGGGCACGCCACATGGCGTTGATCCCCTATGTGGTGGATCGCAAAAAAGTGGTGGATAACCCTTTTAGATTGTCTTAA
- a CDS encoding bactofilin family protein: MAIFANDHKQPANGSATIIAQGTKFKGELNIDCHLHIDGEFEGTIHSKNTVVIGKNGVMMGDIFANRLVVSGKFNGNAEADVIEIMPLGYVDGKIVSSELIIERKGILTGESHPRKDVIQNLEENKTAKPS, translated from the coding sequence ATGGCAATCTTTGCTAACGATCATAAACAACCTGCTAATGGATCAGCCACCATCATCGCCCAAGGCACCAAGTTCAAAGGCGAATTAAACATCGACTGCCATTTACACATTGATGGCGAGTTTGAGGGCACGATCCACTCTAAAAACACTGTGGTGATCGGTAAAAATGGCGTGATGATGGGCGACATTTTTGCCAACCGCTTGGTGGTGAGTGGTAAGTTTAACGGCAACGCCGAGGCGGATGTGATCGAGATCATGCCCTTAGGCTATGTGGATGGCAAGATCGTAAGCTCCGAGCTCATCATTGAGCGCAAGGGGATTTTAACCGGGGAGAGCCATCCTAGAAAAGATGTGATCCAAAACCTAGAAGAGAACAAAACCGCCAAGCCTTCATGA